Proteins from one Oscillatoria nigro-viridis PCC 7112 genomic window:
- a CDS encoding flippase, which yields MLDKLAGIGQKLGPGLRQVLSNIAWLFTDQILQMGLGLVVGLWVARYLGPTQFGLLNYAIAFVSLFSSVATMGLGTLVVRNIARDPECKNETLGTAFGLQFTGGCITLVLTVTVIALLKPNDTLTRWLVGIIAAGTIFNAFEAINFWFQSQIQSKYTVLAKNSVCFLVAAVRIGLVTIKAPLLAFAWVRLAEVALVGMAYVYFYKLTGNKIKDWQFSWDRSKELLSESWPIILSGLAIYLYSKTDQIMLGAMNKNAELGYYAAAVKISEICDFLPMILSSSIFPKLANLRKTNYEEYLNKFQIYSDIMIFLWLGVAIPISLLSPWIVHLLYGENYAKSAAVLSLYVWAQFGSNFGVARSTYLNIEAQLRYGLYLTVVGSIFNVALNFWLIPKYGAFGATMATLITYFYVIILVNFLIKELRPFANFIWRSLNLYKAACRIRGLVK from the coding sequence ATGTTAGACAAGTTGGCTGGTATAGGTCAAAAGCTTGGTCCGGGTCTGCGCCAGGTACTCAGCAACATAGCTTGGCTGTTCACTGACCAAATCTTGCAGATGGGTCTAGGTCTGGTTGTAGGCCTTTGGGTGGCTCGCTATCTTGGTCCCACACAATTTGGATTGCTCAACTACGCGATCGCCTTTGTGTCGCTGTTTAGTTCGGTAGCAACTATGGGCTTGGGTACTCTGGTAGTGAGGAATATCGCTCGCGACCCTGAATGCAAAAATGAAACCCTGGGAACTGCCTTCGGACTGCAATTTACTGGTGGCTGCATCACTTTGGTGTTAACTGTCACCGTGATTGCGCTACTCAAGCCCAACGACACTCTGACTCGGTGGCTGGTAGGTATCATCGCAGCAGGAACTATATTTAATGCTTTTGAGGCTATAAATTTTTGGTTTCAGTCCCAAATCCAGTCTAAATATACAGTGTTGGCTAAAAATTCGGTATGTTTTTTAGTTGCTGCTGTCAGAATTGGGTTAGTGACAATTAAAGCCCCCCTGCTTGCCTTCGCCTGGGTTCGATTGGCAGAGGTAGCATTGGTAGGAATGGCTTATGTATATTTTTATAAGCTTACTGGCAATAAAATTAAGGATTGGCAATTCAGTTGGGATCGGTCTAAGGAACTGCTATCAGAGAGTTGGCCGATAATTTTATCGGGATTGGCAATTTATCTGTACTCAAAAACCGATCAGATCATGCTCGGTGCGATGAATAAAAATGCTGAACTGGGCTATTATGCTGCCGCTGTTAAAATTTCTGAAATCTGCGATTTCTTGCCGATGATTTTATCAAGCTCTATTTTTCCCAAACTAGCGAATTTGAGAAAGACAAATTATGAAGAATATCTAAATAAATTTCAAATTTACTCGGATATTATGATATTTTTATGGTTGGGAGTGGCCATACCGATATCATTACTTTCTCCATGGATAGTGCATCTGCTTTACGGTGAAAACTATGCGAAGTCAGCAGCGGTACTCTCACTATATGTTTGGGCCCAATTTGGCAGTAACTTTGGAGTAGCACGGAGTACATATTTGAACATAGAAGCTCAGTTGCGCTACGGTCTTTACTTGACTGTAGTCGGCTCTATTTTTAATGTAGCGTTGAACTTTTGGCTGATTCCAAAGTATGGAGCTTTTGGAGCAACAATGGCTACTCTGATAACTTATTTTTACGTGATTATATTAGTCAATTTCCTGATTAAGGAATTGCGCCCCTTCGCAAATTTCATCTGGCGATCCCTTAACTTATACAAGGCAGCTTGTAGAATCAGAGGATTAGTAAAGTGA
- a CDS encoding hemolytic protein HlpA: protein MFNYQIQTPVAFIIFKRPDTTARVFEAIRQAKPPKLLVIADGPRPDRAGEDRECAAARAIIDQVDWDCEVLKNYADVNLGCRLRVSSGMNWVFDQVEEAIILEDDCLPHPTFFRFAEELLERYRDARRILSISGQNVQFGRKRTDYSYYFSRYNHCWSWASWRRAWQHYDLDMKLWPEIRDGNFLMDVLGDSHAVKVWTNTFQLCYEKKLQSWAFQWTFASFIQNGMNILANVNLASNIGHGVGGTNTEDVNSPYSNMPVEAIIFPMKHPAFAIRDVQADNFTENTLYDYDPPLLRKVQKKVNKIFKKSGKVS from the coding sequence ATGTTCAATTACCAAATCCAAACACCCGTCGCTTTTATCATCTTCAAACGTCCAGATACAACGGCTAGAGTATTTGAGGCAATTCGTCAGGCAAAACCTCCCAAATTGCTAGTAATTGCTGACGGCCCACGTCCAGATAGGGCTGGAGAAGATCGAGAATGTGCTGCGGCTAGAGCTATTATTGACCAAGTAGATTGGGACTGCGAAGTTTTGAAGAATTACGCAGACGTAAATCTCGGTTGTCGCCTGCGGGTTTCTAGCGGTATGAATTGGGTGTTCGATCAAGTTGAAGAGGCAATTATTCTTGAGGATGACTGTCTCCCTCATCCTACTTTTTTCCGCTTCGCTGAAGAATTGCTGGAGCGTTACCGAGACGCTCGGCGGATTCTGTCAATCTCTGGTCAAAATGTTCAGTTTGGGCGAAAAAGAACTGATTATAGTTACTACTTTTCTCGCTATAATCACTGCTGGAGCTGGGCGAGTTGGAGGCGAGCTTGGCAGCATTATGATTTAGATATGAAGTTGTGGCCGGAAATTCGGGATGGTAATTTTTTGATGGATGTACTGGGAGACTCCCATGCTGTAAAAGTTTGGACAAATACTTTTCAGCTTTGTTATGAAAAAAAATTACAGAGTTGGGCTTTTCAGTGGACATTTGCTAGTTTTATTCAAAATGGTATGAATATTCTTGCAAATGTCAATTTAGCTTCTAATATCGGACATGGTGTAGGGGGAACTAATACGGAGGATGTCAACAGTCCTTATAGTAATATGCCTGTAGAAGCTATAATATTTCCGATGAAACACCCAGCCTTTGCCATCCGGGATGTGCAAGCAGATAATTTTACTGAAAACACTTTATATGATTACGATCCGCCCTTGCTAAGGAAGGTGCAAAAAAAAGTCAATAAAATTTTTAAAAAATCAGGCAAAGTCAGCTAG
- a CDS encoding glycosyltransferase family 4 protein: MKVVLLNSSDSEGGAARAAYRLHQGFQGIGVSSQMLVKNKSSGDRNVISSQNSIANKFDKIISTLSNAPLRFYPERNPGIFSTQWLPDSLPDQVAKLEPDIINLHWVCGGYLQVESIPKFNQPLVWTLHDMWPFTGGCHYSEDCDRYTQSCGSCPQLHNNKDSDLSRWVWQRKAKAWKKLNLTLVSPSVWLAKCANSSSLFKNFRVEVIPNGINTQKYKPINRHWARAILNLPQDKQIVLFGGAGGTGDRWKGFNLLVPALQSLSKSGWKDRIELLVFGSSEPENPIELGFKTNYLGRLADDISLATVYAAADIFVAPSVIDNLPNTVMEALACGIPSAAFHIGGLPDMIEHCSNGYLAKPYETEDLARGIAWVLEDPNRHQKLCIRARQKVEKEFTLQIQAKRYLSIFNELLSTLK, encoded by the coding sequence ATGAAGGTTGTACTTCTCAATAGTTCTGATAGTGAAGGGGGGGCTGCCCGCGCCGCTTATCGACTGCACCAAGGTTTTCAGGGGATTGGTGTGTCTTCGCAAATGCTGGTCAAAAATAAGAGTAGTGGCGATCGCAATGTAATTTCGTCGCAGAATAGTATTGCGAATAAGTTTGACAAGATTATTTCAACTTTATCTAACGCACCCTTGCGATTTTATCCTGAGAGAAACCCAGGTATATTTTCTACGCAATGGCTGCCCGATTCTCTCCCGGATCAAGTTGCCAAACTCGAACCGGATATTATTAATTTGCACTGGGTTTGTGGAGGTTATTTACAAGTAGAAAGTATTCCGAAGTTTAATCAACCCTTAGTCTGGACGCTCCATGATATGTGGCCTTTTACAGGTGGATGTCATTATAGTGAAGATTGCGATCGCTACACTCAATCTTGTGGTAGTTGTCCGCAACTTCACAATAATAAAGATTCGGATCTGTCGCGGTGGGTGTGGCAGCGGAAAGCTAAAGCTTGGAAAAAGCTTAACCTAACTCTGGTTAGCCCTAGTGTTTGGTTAGCTAAATGCGCTAATTCTAGTTCTTTATTCAAAAATTTTCGAGTTGAAGTAATTCCTAATGGCATCAATACTCAAAAGTACAAACCCATAAATCGTCACTGGGCGCGAGCAATTCTGAATTTACCTCAAGATAAACAAATTGTACTCTTTGGAGGTGCAGGTGGAACGGGCGATCGCTGGAAAGGATTTAACTTGCTCGTACCCGCTTTACAAAGCCTCAGTAAATCAGGCTGGAAAGATCGGATAGAGTTGCTGGTTTTTGGATCTTCTGAACCCGAAAATCCCATTGAACTTGGTTTTAAAACTAACTATTTGGGGAGACTAGCCGATGATATTTCCCTAGCAACGGTTTATGCAGCAGCAGATATTTTCGTTGCCCCTTCTGTGATAGATAACTTGCCAAATACAGTGATGGAAGCCCTTGCTTGCGGCATCCCCAGCGCCGCATTCCATATCGGGGGGCTGCCCGATATGATCGAACACTGCTCAAATGGCTATTTAGCTAAACCTTATGAAACAGAAGACTTAGCGCGAGGAATTGCTTGGGTTTTAGAAGATCCAAATCGGCATCAAAAACTTTGTATTCGCGCCCGCCAGAAAGTGGAAAAAGAATTCACCTTACAGATACAAGCAAAGCGCTATTTATCTATTTTTAACGAACTTTTGTCAACTCTCAAGTAA
- a CDS encoding glycosyltransferase family 2 protein, translating to MNRTKIAALLTCFNRKEKTLACLDALFKQALPADVDILGYLVDDASTDGTSEAVRQTYPQVKIFSGDGNLFWNGGMRGAFTEAMKDDPDYYLWLNDDTLIYPETVSVLLETTQKLSEKGETKAIVSGSTCDPETGQTTYGGVVRNNPLHPFRYGILEPTKEPQMCDTMHGNCVLIPRSVVQTVGNLDPAFVHYIGDWDYGLRARQKGCTVWIAPGYLGTCSLNPQVTKTAADNLSEGLDKMSKPKGLSFKDTTLQPAQEWKVFTQRHGGWLWPIYWLLPYRRLVWLSVLSKLGLTKNKTQGE from the coding sequence ATGAACCGTACTAAAATCGCCGCGCTTTTAACTTGCTTCAACCGCAAAGAGAAAACATTAGCTTGCTTAGATGCTCTTTTTAAGCAGGCACTTCCAGCAGATGTTGATATTTTAGGCTATCTAGTCGATGATGCCAGCACAGACGGAACCAGCGAGGCAGTTCGTCAAACCTATCCTCAAGTCAAGATTTTTTCCGGAGATGGGAACTTATTTTGGAACGGGGGAATGCGTGGGGCTTTTACCGAAGCAATGAAAGATGATCCCGACTACTACCTATGGTTAAATGATGACACTCTTATTTATCCAGAAACCGTAAGTGTCTTGCTAGAAACCACTCAAAAATTATCAGAAAAAGGAGAAACCAAAGCAATCGTTTCCGGTTCTACCTGCGACCCGGAAACGGGTCAAACAACATACGGCGGTGTGGTGCGAAATAACCCTTTGCACCCATTCCGATATGGTATTCTAGAACCAACAAAAGAGCCTCAGATGTGCGATACTATGCACGGCAACTGCGTATTAATTCCCCGCAGTGTTGTGCAAACGGTCGGCAACCTCGATCCGGCTTTTGTCCATTATATTGGCGATTGGGATTATGGTTTACGAGCCAGACAGAAAGGATGTACAGTTTGGATTGCTCCTGGCTATTTAGGCACTTGTTCTCTCAACCCCCAGGTGACCAAAACGGCTGCTGATAATTTAAGTGAAGGATTGGATAAAATGAGCAAACCGAAAGGTTTATCCTTCAAAGATACTACCCTGCAACCGGCTCAAGAGTGGAAAGTATTTACTCAGCGGCATGGTGGCTGGTTGTGGCCAATTTATTGGCTGCTACCTTATCGCAGGTTAGTTTGGCTTTCAGTGTTGAGTAAACTGGGATTGACTAAAAACAAAACTCAAGGTGAATAG
- a CDS encoding glycosyltransferase family 4 protein, producing MVDRNELRIAWLVPEVELGAYWQPVLREFTKIFKNTVFYTGRVWSGFDPTLPGASAIQLVGETKFVETEKIETGYDRGFIVVSPSIIGYLLKFRPHVVFPQAFSLWTVIVAFLKPLLRWKIAIIYDGSSPNTDFRDSSFRTFVRRILVRFADAFVANSNAGKKYLMEVLNVPEDKIFTRTYLVPDAGALLKRLDQTQPPNLQLKRPIFLYVGRITARKGIKTLLEACAILKNQGYVDYSLLIVGKGDQREELETFIKLYDFEEQVTWAGWVEYGNLGAYFQQADIFVFPTFEDVWGMVVPEAMVLGKPVLCSKGAASCELIMSGENGYIFDPSSAQELAEKMQIFIDHPDLIESMGQRSRQIISQKTPETAAKAYVEVTSFLMENM from the coding sequence ATGGTTGATAGAAATGAACTCCGCATTGCTTGGCTTGTCCCGGAAGTGGAACTGGGAGCTTACTGGCAGCCTGTTTTGAGGGAATTTACAAAAATTTTTAAGAATACTGTATTTTATACTGGTCGTGTTTGGTCTGGGTTCGATCCTACGCTGCCGGGAGCATCGGCAATTCAGTTGGTAGGGGAGACTAAATTTGTCGAGACGGAAAAGATAGAAACAGGGTACGATCGCGGATTCATTGTAGTATCGCCTAGTATTATCGGCTATTTGCTAAAATTTAGACCTCATGTGGTCTTTCCCCAAGCTTTCTCTTTGTGGACTGTAATTGTTGCGTTTTTAAAACCGCTACTGAGGTGGAAAATTGCGATTATTTACGATGGTAGTTCCCCAAATACAGACTTTCGAGATTCCAGTTTTAGGACTTTTGTGCGCCGCATCCTTGTGCGGTTTGCCGATGCTTTTGTTGCCAATAGCAATGCGGGGAAAAAATATTTGATGGAAGTTCTCAATGTACCGGAGGATAAAATTTTTACCCGAACCTATCTCGTACCTGACGCGGGAGCTTTGCTGAAACGATTAGATCAAACTCAGCCGCCCAACTTGCAGTTAAAACGCCCGATTTTTCTGTATGTAGGGCGCATTACGGCGAGAAAGGGAATTAAAACGCTTTTAGAAGCTTGCGCTATTCTTAAAAATCAAGGTTATGTTGATTATTCGCTGTTGATTGTTGGCAAGGGAGATCAGCGGGAAGAACTAGAAACATTTATTAAACTGTACGATTTTGAAGAGCAAGTAACGTGGGCGGGATGGGTGGAATATGGAAATTTAGGTGCTTATTTTCAGCAAGCTGATATTTTTGTGTTTCCTACTTTTGAGGATGTCTGGGGTATGGTTGTACCCGAAGCGATGGTGTTGGGAAAACCAGTATTGTGTTCAAAGGGTGCAGCTTCCTGTGAGTTAATTATGTCAGGCGAGAACGGTTATATTTTCGACCCTAGCAGTGCTCAAGAGTTAGCGGAGAAGATGCAAATTTTTATAGATCATCCTGATTTAATTGAGTCGATGGGACAGCGTTCACGACAGATAATCTCTCAAAAAACTCCGGAAACAGCAGCTAAAGCTTATGTCGAAGTTACATCTTTTTTGATGGAGAATATGTGA